GCGACGTGGCCAATGCAGTTTTCGACGCGGCCGATGCCGTCATGCTCAGTGCGGAGACATCCGTCGGACGATACCCGGTGGAGAGCGTCACGACGATGAATCGGATTGCCGCCGAGGCGGAGTCGTATGTCGTGCGTAGGGCCGAGACCTTTACGGCGGATTCCGTGGCAACGCAGTACCCCGAGACGGAGGCGATGGCGCGGGCCGCGGACGTGCTCGCACGACAGGCGGAGGCGGTGCTCGTGGCCGCATGGACGCGTTTCGGGCACACGGTGCGACTGCTGAGCAAGTGCCGCCTGAATCGGCCGGTGGTGGGCATTACCGCCGACAAGTCCGTTTGCGGGCGCATGTCGCTGTACTACGGGGTGTTTCCGCTGACCATTCCACGTCCGGCACGCGTGCGCGACATGCTCCACGAGCTGGACCGGACGCTGCTGGCACGGAAGCTATGCAAGAGTGGCGACTGTGTGGTGGTGATTGCCGGCCGGGGCGTAGAGGAACTCGGTTCGACGGATAATGCATTGTTGGTTCACACGGTTGAGGGCGGATAGGGGGTAGGGACGCACGGCGGGTGCAGATGACGCTACAAAACTGCCACTCTCTCCACAGCTCCCGTATTCGCCGTATGAGCACTTGCAGCCGCCAATCCATCGCCGCGCGGAGCATTCGCGCGTTTCATTCCTTTCCTCGGGTCTGGGTAAGATGCGCCTGCATGCGCGGGTCACGCTGGGCAGGAGACATGTTGAGGAGATGATCGTTCATGATGCGCCGCCGCTCGGCGCGGTCTCCGATGAGGGGATCAAAGGCGGAATTGGTGTGGTGCTCGTCCGTCGAAATAGTCGCTAATTTCTCCAGCCCCCCATATTCATTGCCCAAGAGCCGCGGCACACCAAGCTATTTCCTGCCCTTCGTGGCTGCGCGGCTCCGTTGCTTCGTCACTCTCTTCCCCACCGGCCGGCGATTTGCGGGAATCTCGATGCGTTCCTTTCCGAGCAGGAATTGGCCCGTCAGGGAGCGTTCGTTTCGCAGGAGATCTTCGAGGTTGCCCTGGGCGACGACTTCGCCGCCGCGGACGCCCGGACCGGGGCCGAAGTCCACGATGACGTCGGCCGCGCGCATGGTCTGCTCGTCGTGCTCGACGACGATAACCGTGTTGCCCAGATCGCGAAGGCGGCAGAGGGAATCGAGCAAGCGCTGGTTGTCGCGGTGGTGCAGGCCGATGCTGGGCTCGTCGAGGATGTAAAGCACGCCGACCAGTCCCGCGCCGATCTGGCTGGCGAGGCGTATGCGCTGCGACTCACCGCCGGAAAGGGTGGGAGCGGTGCGGTCGAGCGTGAGGTAGTCGAGACCCACGTCGCGGAGGAAGCCCAGCCGGCCGCGGATCTCTCGGACCACATCGACGGCGATGCGCGCTTCGGTGGGTGAGAAGTCGAGCTTCGCGAAGAATTCGTCCGCTTCGCTGATGGACAGGCCGCAGACTTCGGTGATCGTTTTGCCGCCGAGGCGAACCGCTCGGGCCTGGGCGTTCAGCCGCGTGCCGCCGCACGCGCTGCACGGCGTCTGCCGCATGTACTTTTCGTAGTAGGCACGAACCATGTTGGATCGGGCCTTGCGGTGCTTTTCGCGAAGCTCGGCCAGTACGCCGTCAAACGTCCCACCGTGACGCCACACGCCGCCGGAGAAGCGCCACTCGAAGGTCAGGTGCGTGTCGCCCGTTCCAAAGAGCAGGGCCCGCCTGGCTTTTTCGGGCAGCTTTTCCCACGGCGTCTTGAGATCGAATCCGACATGGCGGGCCACGGCTTCATAAATGTGCCGGCGCCAGCGGCCGATCTTGGTGCGCATGGGTTCGATGGCCAGACCGAGGAAGGATCGCCGCGGATGGGGCACAAGCTTGTCGGGGTCGAAATCGAAGACCGTGCCGAGGCCGTCGCATTGCTGGCACATTCCCGTGGGCGAATTGAAGCTGAAGAGTTGAGGCGAGGGTGGCTCGAAACTGAGATCGCACGTGGGGCAAGCATAGTGCGATGACAGTAAGATGTCCTCCGCAGAGGACTCGGAATTCGAGCCACGGCTCTTGCGATTTCGCAGGGTGCTACTACGCCTGAGCGATGTCTTCTGAGGTACTGCCTTCAGTCCGGGCGAATCCGCTCTGTCGTTTCCCGTGGACAAGCTGGAAGTGCCACTTGGGTCATCACCAGCCACCGCGTAAACGATCATTGTGCCTTCGCTGAGCTTCAGGGCGGCTTCCACGGCTTCGGCCAGGCGCGGGCGCACGGTGGGAGTAATGGCCAGCCGGTCAATGACGATCTCGATGTCATGGCGAATGTTTCGGGAAAGCGAGGGGGCGTCGCTCAAAGCGACGACCCGGCCGTCGACCCGCGCGCGGGCGTAGCCCAAGCGAAGCATGTCCTCGAACAGGTCCTTGTACTCGCCCTTTTTCCCCCGGATGACAGGGGCAAGGACGAGAAACTTCGTCGCTTGACGGAGTCCCAGAATGCGGGCAATGATCTGCTCGCGTGATTGCGCGCTGATGACGTTTCCGCACGACGGGCAATGCTGCCGCCCGACGCGAGCGAATAGCACGCGGAGAAAATCGTGAATCTGCGTAACCGTTCCTACGGTGCTTCGTGGGTTCCATCCGCCGGTTTTCTGTTGAATGGAGATTGACGGACTCAAGCCCGTTATCTGCTCGACGTCGGGTTTGGGGAGCTGGCCCATGAACTGCCGAGCGTAGGAGCTGAGCGACTCAATATACCGGCGCTGCCCTTCGGCAAAGAGCGTATCGAACGCCAGGCTGCTCTTGCCGCTGCCGGAGACACCGGTGAAGCAGATCAGCTTCCCGCGGGGGAGCGTGAGCGATACGCCGCGCAGATTGTGTTCGCGAGCACCCTTGATGGTGATGGCTGCGGGTTCCATAGCAGGTGTTGCATCAAGAAAATGGCGTTTGCGCCGGGTGAGTGGCGCGTCCGACGCGGGATCATCCCTTGCCGGTCTGGGGAACGGGCCTGGCAAAATGCCGGGCACTCGGCTCGTAGGCCAAGCGGATGACCCGCCAATAGCCCGAATCGCGGACAAGACTCACGTTCAGCACGACGCTGGCATCGGGATCGCCTTGCGGATCGGCCAACTCGAGCAGCACATAGCTCTCCTCCGTGTCGACGCCACCGCGGCGAACGGGGCGCGGGCCCAACTGGGCGAAGCGCTTTTCGGCCGACTCCCAGTCCACGGGAAGCTGCTTCGCGTAATAGCCGACGGCCGGCGCCCAATGATAGACGATGCGGAAAAGGGCCTCGTCCTCTGCCTCGCTCCCCTTGGAGTTTCCCCGCAACTGATCGGCCGCAACCACATCGAATTCAACGTCCAGCGCCGATTCGCGCTCCGCCGCCGACTTGGCAAACACGTCGTCGTGGAGGGCTCGCAGCAGTACGTAAGCCACCTGCTTGGGGGTCGCCTCCTTATCGAGGCGGATGCCAAAATGCTCGACGGTTCGGACCACGGGGCGGCGGAGATGCTGGTCCGCGAGGCGCGCGTCGCGGGCGCAACCGCCAAGCGCCACGGCGATGAGGATCGGGCTCCAGACATGAACCAGGGCCGTTGCGAATCGCTTTATCATGCCCGGAGTGTACGGCGGCCGGTGTGGGATGGAAAGTGGGCCCGCGACCGCGGTCCACGGCGCAAAGTCCACGCGTTTCCGGTGATCTTACGGGTACCGGGCGAACTCGGGCGGGGATTCGGGTGGAGGCGCCTCCTCCCCGTTCTGAAAGTACTGGAAGTCGCGCAAGTCCAGATCGCCGTCATGGTCCAGATCGCCAAAGAGACCACAGCCGAACCGGTCAACGACACCGCAGCCGCATTCCCCGGGTTGGAACTTGTAGCGATCGGCGGGGCAGAAATCGATAATGCCGTAGAGCAACGAACCGTATTGCTCATTGATGCGGCTGACGATTTCGCCTTCCACGTACGTCTCCAGAGCATACCGCATCGTCACCGTATCGTAAGGAACACGTGCCGTGAGACTGGCACCATATGGAGAAAGTGAGGCTCCGAACAGTGTCCGGCCCCAGCCGCCGGGAGCGTAGCCGAACTCCGTGGCCGATCGCACGCTCTGGTCACCGTCCGCCTTCCGAACGATCAGTTCGTAGCCCTCGTACCCCGTGGCGCGGTTGTTGTCCACGTCGACAAAGAGCTGCCACTCGGGCTCGTAGATCGTAAGAAGAACCACGAAGCCGTCATCGTTGTAATAAGCCTGAACGGTGTTCAATGGCGTTGAGGCAATGAGCACCGTATACAAGGCGAGAACGTACACACCGACCCTCGTCGCAAACGGACACGGAATCGCGATAATCTGGTTGAGCAAGGTGAAAAACGACAGGAGTGGCCGCGCGTGCAACTCCTTTCCCCCCCAACGTCCGAAAACCAGAATATCGAATTCCACCCGCCAAACAAAGCGTTTTTTATCGGTCTGCCGGTTTGGGCGTGGGCATCGGGGGGAAGGAGCGGACGCCTGTAATAGAAATCTGAATGCGACGCTCGAGCGGGTTCGCCCTAAGTCGTTGGGCGGCAGTCGGATGCAGTCGGGCGGGGCAACGTACTGACCAAAACGCAGGTGAAGGTGACGGCTCGTCCAAGCCTTGTACGTATGCTTCCGACCGGACCGGGTGTCACCTTCCCATGTGCCGGAACCCGACACATTCCACGCGACTTGGGGGGAATCTGCGGGGCCCCACCGTCTTCGTTATTCGGCCCCGATCAATCCGCGGATGTCCCGCACAATGGCCGCACAGTTCGCACGAAGCTCGGCCTTGCGGTCGATCAGCGCAGCGCGCGAGGGATGCCCTCCGAATAACTGCACGTGGAATCGGAGGGCGTTGGATGTACCCGAGGGGCGGATGGTCAAGTGCGAGTTTCGCTCTTCGTCGAAGAAGAACCGGTAGCCCTCATCGGGGAAACCTTCCCAGTTCGCCGCGTCGTACTTGCCGGTACGGTAGTCTGTGGCTCCAACAACTTTCGTTCCGCCAAGCGTCGGCGGGCGATCCCCGACATGGATGAAGAGTTCCTCGGCCTTGGCGAGGATGTTTCGCTTCTTGGTATAACCGGCCAGGCCTTCGTATTCGCCGTCGATCGGGTCCGGCTCGTAATGCGTGGCGTACAGGCCGATCTCAGGGTCGAGGTAGAGTTTCTCATCGAGCAGGTCGAGGGGATTGGTGCCCTGCTCCTTGGCCCAGGCGGCGAGTTCCGCCACGAGTACCGCGGCAAAGGCCCCGTCCTTGTCGCGAACGTGCCCCTCGGTGCCGAGTGAACGTTCGTCCGGGGGCGGCCCCCCGAGCATGGAAAATCCGTTGCTCTGCTCAAGTGCCGCGATGTTGACACTCCGCAGGGGGTCATCCATCGCCATCCAGGAGTGAATCGTGCGATTCACGCGCGCCTCGCCGGGGCGCAGGCGACCCTCTTCGTATCGCGGCAGACGCCCGCCATCGGTCAGTCCGGGCGTGGCCTTCCCCTCGCTCAGGTCCCACATGGCCCGGCAGCCCGCGGCAAGCTGCGCGAATCCGACCCAGGTCTTGAGCACGCCGAGCCCGAACTTGCGGGCGATGCGGACGAGCAGGTCCGTCGTGGTGTGCGAGAGGGCGATGAATTTCTGATTGGCGTCGCGGACCTTGCCGAAGCCTTCCACTTCGGTCTGCAGGCGATACCACAAGATCAGTGACCACGCTTCGTCGGCCGAAATCAGACTGTAGTCGCGTCGCTCGCCCGTGCCCGGATGCGGATACGCCTTGCGCTGGTTCGGTGGCACCTTCAGGATCACACCGCAGCGATCGGCGTCGGGATCGGTGCCGATGATGAGATCGACCTCGTTCCAGGCCTTGCCGTATTCGTCCTTGAATGCCGCCACCGCGATGTCGGCCGCGCGCCAGTCGCCGGGATCGGGCTGCTGCTCCCTCCCCGGCTCCGAGCAGAACGCGGGAAACATGCCGTCGAGCGGATCGAGTCGCATGATCCGCCGCACGTTGCGGAAGCCGATTTCCCCCAGCATGCGGGGCACGAGCTTCCGCCCCGAGCCGTTGAACGCCGAGTAGCCGATGGAAAGCGGGTGCTTGGCCGACGTAATCATCTCCGGCCGGAGCAGGAATCCCTTGACATGCTCGATGTGCAGGGTGTGCAGATCGAGGATGCGGTCCTCGCGCCCCGCGTAGATGGATGCACTGTCGGGGAGCGGATCCCCCAGAGGCATGCCTTGATGTTCACCCGACTCAACGACCCGCCGGTCCTTGCTTCGCACACCGCCGAGGAACCAGAGCTTTTCCTTCGGCGCCTCCGCCAAAGGAGTTGTTTTGATATCTTCAAACGCGATCGTCTTGATGTAGTCGTTGTACAGCTTGTTGCGCTCCGCGGGATCAAACTGCGAGCCATTCTGGCAGGAGAGCTTGTAGCCATTGTATCGCAGATCGTTGTGGCTGGCGGAGATGAATACGCCGATGTCGGCTTTCAGTGCCGGAACGGCGAAAGTCACGCTCGGATAGAGGCAAGCCTCGTCGAACAAGTAGACGGTATAGCCGTAGGCCAGGAAGAGCTCTGCGATGAGCCGGGCGAAGTCCGCCCCGCGAACGCGGCTGTCGAATCCGATGACGACTTTCTGAAGCGGCGGCTTGCGCTCCACGCCGAACTTGGCCGTTCCTGCTGCGGTGAGCAGGTAGACCACGTCGTTGATGGTGTTGGGACCCTTGATGATTGGGGCGTGGACGCCCTCTTCCTTGAGGCGGCGGATGATCGAGGCCGTAGCTCCCATTTTCTCGCGGATGCCGCCCGTTCCGAAAGCCACTTCCCGGGAGTAGGCGTTGGTCAGTGCTTCCCATTGCTCCCCGCGAATCGCCTCGCGGAGGGCGTCGCGGAGGTTGGGGGAAATACGGTCGAGCTGGTCCGCCAGGAGCCACTTGCAGAGGTGCTTGGGTGTGTTGGCGACGGCGGCATCGAAGTACGTGCCGCTGATCCGGCCGGCGGCGCGCTCGCGGTCGAGATAGTCGCGAATGCCCTGCTCGGCCTGTTGGAGCAGTTGTTCATCGGTGGCTGCGGTCAAGGCGGTCCTCCCTGTGGTTGCGCGAGCGAGGCAGGGTGGGATATTCAGTACGCCACCCCCGACGCGCAAACGCGATCGAGGTCAACCTAGTCCGCGCCCCGGGGGTCGTCAACTTGGGAAGGCGTGCGCCGGATTACGTGAGAATGACAGAAGAAGACCATGGGCTCTGGTCCCCGAGATCGTCCCCAGTCGCACACCAACGCCGATCGGGTAGACTTCTTGGCGTATGACCGAATTCGATCCTACCGCCCCGCTGGAGAATGACGCGCCGGATCATGAGGGCGGGGCGATTCCCGTCGCCCGGCCCGTGTTGGTCGACGGCCAGCCTTGGACCATTCCTGCCCCGCCGCCTTTGCCCGACGACCCGATGCTGCTCCGCGGCATGCGCCGCGGTTCAACCGTCGTCGATGTATTCATCATTGTTGTGCTCGTGGTGGCGGCCGAGTTCGTCACGGGCGTGATCCTGGGGGTGAGCGGAGCATTCCCTCCGGAGAGCATGAGCAAGGAGGCCGAAGCCGAATTCAACCGCACCATTCTGGTGCCCGTGCTGGCGGTCCGTGCCTCGGCGGTCTTGGGGCTGGTATGGCTCATTCTGCGCGGGCGGGGCCAGTCGTGGCAGGCCGTGGGGCTGACCGGCAGGAGTTGGTTCCTGAATGTCCTTCTCGGCGCCGCCGGGGCGGCAGTCGCATGGTTTCTGTCGGTGGCTTATGCACTGATCGTCGTGACGTTCTTCCCCTCCCTCGAGGAGTCCCTCGAAGAGAACGCGGTCGTTCTGACCGAGATTATCCCGCACCTGTCTCCGGCCGCGTTCGCAATGCTGGCAATTGTCGTGGGCTTCTACGAGGAGTTGATGGTTCGCGGGTTCATTCTGCCGCGCCTGCGGAGACTGACGAGCAGCTGGATCGTGGCGGTGATTCTCAGCACTGCGTTGTTCGTGGCGCCGCACGCCGCAGACCAGACTCCGCCGATGATGGTGCCGATCGCGATCCTCTCGATCATCTTCAGTATTTTGACGATCTGGCGGCGTTCGCTGATACCGGCCATCGCCGGGCACGTCCTGTTCAATTACGGACAGTTCCTGTTCCTCTCGGCCAGTTTCGGGGACCAGTGGAAATGAGCTCGAACCGGGATGCAATTCCCGCAGGCGAGTCGGTGGCGGTTCCGTGGCGCATCCGTGGGGCGACAGAGTCGGACTACGACGCCATTGTCTCAGTATGGGGCGCCGCCGGCTTGCCTTACCGGCCCAAGGGTCGCGATACACGGGAGGCCTACGTGCGGCAGTTGGCGCGATTCGGGGCGCTCTATCTCGTCGCAGAAGCGGACGCTCGGGTGATCGGGGTGGTATTCGGCACGCATGACGAGCGAAAGGGCTGGATCAACCGGCTGGCGGTAGAGCCCGCCTGGCGCCGGCAGGGGGTGGCTCGGGCGCTGGTCGAGGCATGCGAAGTAGGGTTCCAGACCCTGGGAATCGACATCATCGCGGCCCTGATCGAACCGGAGAATCTTGCCTCGAAGGCACTTTTCGACGATCTCGGCTATCGCACCGACGTGCCAGTGTGCTACTATCGTAAATTAGGGAATCCTGAGATCTGAGAATTGGGGCCGGACGCCCCGTATCGGATTCTGGTCGAGGCCGGCAACCGGCGATGCCGCGTCCACACCGTGCAAGCAACTTGTGATTGCCTCGGCCCCGCTCATTGATTCGTTTTCCGCCGGACGGGTAAACTGATGACTGTACTGAGTTGTCCCGAATCGCAACACACCATGCACAAACTCGCCGATTTCCCCGAAGCCTTCGCCGACCTCGGCATTGAAGTCCGCTTTCTCAAAGCCTTACGCAAGATGGCTTTTGAAACGCCGTCGGAGATTCAGACGGCGCTGATCCCCGTGGCGCTGGAAGGACGTGACGTGCTGGGACAGGCGCGCACGGGAACGGGGAAGACGGCGGCGTTCGGCCTGCCCGTCCTTCAGCAGCTTGATCCCAAGGGCAAACTTCAAGCGATCTGCCTGGCGCCGACGCGGGAACTGGCGGTCCAGGTTTCCGGCGAGCTGAATCGTCTGGCGGAGTTCGCCGGACTGCACATTGTCGAGGTCTACGGCGGGCAGAAGGTGGCCACGCAGATTCACCGGCTGGGGCGCCGCCCGCATTTTGTCGTGGGCACCCCGGGGCGCGTGCTGGATTTCATCCAGCGCCGCGTGCTGGATCTGAGCGAGATCCGGTTTGTAGTGCTCGACGAAGTGGACCGCATGCTGGACATCGGCTTCCGCGATGACATCAAGGCCATTCTGGATCGAACGCCCGACTCGCGCCAGACGATCTTCGTCTCCGCGACGGTGGACGGCGAGATCAAGCGCCTGGCCATGCGTTTCATGAAGGACCCGGCGGAAGTCAATGTATCCCGCGACCAGATCACGGTGGACGAGATTGACCAGTGGTACCTCACCGTCGATCCGCACCAGAAGTTCGCGATGCTCCGGGCGGTGCTGGAGGAGGAGGATCCGCCGGTGGCGATCGTCTTCTGCAATACGAAGGCGAGTGCTCGGAAGCTGGCCAAACGGCTGCACGACCTGGGCGTCAATGCGAAGGAGATTCATGGCGACCTCGAGCAGCGGAAGCGGGACCGTGTGATGGAGAGTTTCCGCAAGCATCGGTTGCGGGTGCTGGTCGCAACGGACCTGGCGGCCCGGGGAATCGATGTGAGCGCGATCTCGCACATCATCAACTACGACATCCCCAAGGATCCGGAAGTGTATGTGCACCGCGTGGGACGGACCGGACGGATGGGCTCGCAGGGCAAGGCGATCACCTTCGTGACCCGGGAGGAGGGCAAAGAGCTCACGGCGGTGGAGATGCTCATCAACCGGCAGATCCCGGCGCGAGAGGTGGAAGGATTCGAGCCCCCACCGCTGCGGGCTGAACGGGAGTCGGTACCCGCGGCAGCCGGAGCGCAGGGTCATCCCGGGCCGAGTGCGCCGCCGGAGAAAACGGCGACATCGGGTCGCTCGCGAGGGCAGCCCCCCCGGACACTTGGCGGGCGGTTCCCGACGCGTCGGCGTCGCCGGTAATCGCGCGATTCACTTCGAGGAATGAACAGCGGTCACGGTCGCAGCCATCGGCTGCGACCGTGACCGCGTTTTACGGCGCACGACTACCAGAGACCTCGTTCCTGGAACTTGGGGTTCAGCACCGCATCGATGCGGAACCGGCAGGACTCGAGGTGGGCGCGGGAGGGGAAGTCGAGCCCATCGACAGCCAAGACCCTCTCGACGTCGCCCTTCAGGTCCAAAAGTACCTGCCGCACCATGGCGTGCAGATCGGGAGAGAGCACGACGCCGGGGCGATACTGCACCAACTGCTCCATGAGGTTCAGGTATTCCCGTTGAAGCGAGCGTCGCACGCCGGGGATGAACGGCCTGGTGTCGCCCCATTTTCCGGAGTCAGCGGCGCGCTGCGCGTCGAGACTGGGTTCCCAGCAGGCCGCTTGCAGCGCCTGCAAATAGGCCGAGATGGTGAACCGATCCTCCGGATCGGACTTCACCTCCGCATCGTGGATGCGTTCCAGCGTCGGCGGAAACAGGCGATCAAAGAGGTTCCACCATTGGAAAAAGGCGACATACGCGTAATAGGGGAATTCCACATTGAGCGATACCCAGGCGCCTTGGTGTGACCACCGGGATGGCGTCAGGTGCTTCAGCACGTCAGGATCGACATCAAAGAAATCGTCATCGTAGAGGTTTTCGGCGATGAAGCGCAGCGCCTTCTCCTGTCGCTCCCTGGGAATCATCACGTAGGGCGTCGGAGCCGAAGGATCTCCACGGTGGGCTCGGCTGACCTGCTGGCCCCCGATCAGCCGCCCGACGTAGTCAATCACGCGCACTTTTTCGAGCATGAGCGTAAGAAGGGAACTTCGGGCGAATTCCCAGCTCTCGCCGTCTTTCACCGCCCATTCGAGGAAGTTGCCGAGTCGCTTCTTGACCAGGACCATGCGTTGCTCGGCGAAATCGAAGGGATCTTGGCCGAGATCCCACAGGTTGGCCCGTGGATCGATGCCGAAGATGGTCGTGTCCTCATCGGTCTGGTAGACCAGTCCCGGCTGAGAAGCCCGCGAGGCGATTTCCTTGAGCATGCCCTCCTCGCCACTGGGCGGCGTTGCGGCGGGCTCCTTATCCTTGTCTTTGGAGGTATCCACGATCTTGGCAACGCCGGCCTTCAGCAGCGCCTGGCGGACGGCTTCACGCCGCTCGGCGGGGACTGCGGCCATGGCCTGTTCCATTTCCGGAGGCAGCCTGATGTCGTCGGACGCCTTGGAATTCCTGTCCGACTCGGCCGACTTCGCGGACAATTCCTCCTTGTCATTCTTGGCCGGTTTGTAGGACTGGTCGAAGGGCTGGTAGCCGTACGCAATGGCCCAGTAATCCCACGGTCCGATGGTCGGCGTGCTGAAATGTCCTTCGCCCTCGCCGTCGTGACCGAACATCAGCGGCAGGTAGTCCATGACCGAGCCCGAGGTCGCCTTTCCTTCCCGGGCACGCTCGGGGATTTCCTCCAGGGCGTAAACCGTGCTGGCGGCGAAGTTGTGGCGCAGCCCGAGGGCGTGTCCGACCTCGTGGGCCACGGTCTCCTTGATCGCATCCTGGAGGAGCCTCTCACGGACTTCCGGTGGCTTGGAGCAAAGAACGGCACCGGCAAAGCGCATCTGCGACTGCATACCTTGCATCAGACCACACGCGTGACCAAAGGGATGGCGCTCGCGATAACGGTCGAAGAGGACGCCGGGATCGGTCCGTCCCTTGGTATCGATCCCCACCGGCCACTCGGCGCTGCGGGCGAGGAAGCGGGGTTTCATGTCGGGAAATTTGTCCCAGAAGAGCTTGAGACCTTCATCGGCCAGACGAGGCGCCAGCATGGCTTCCGGTGAGAAGAGGTCTCCCTCCTGCGAAAATGCGCGCACCATGGAATCGTCGAAGAGAATGTCCGCGTCGTAAATTTGCCCGGTGAACGGATTGCTGCGGTGTGGCCCCATAGCGAAAGCCCAGCCGGTGGTGATCCAGCGCAGTCCGCTGTAGCGCATGTCCTCCAGGTCAATTTCAGACCATTCATTGTCCACTTCCTGCTGGCGGACCTGGATGGCATTGAGGATGCCGACCTTCTCGAACGCCTTGTTCCATTCGAGAATTCCGGCACGGGCGGCTTCGCGATAGGCCACGGGCCAGGTGTGCTCGATGTAGAAGATGATGGGTTCCTTGGGCTCGGAACGGGCGAGCGAGGAGTCGCGCTTTTCGAGCTGCCAGCGGTCGACATAGCGCTTCCACAAGTCGCGGGCTTCGACATCGACGCTCCAGTCCTGGTGGGTGGTCAGGAAGTAGCCGACGCGGGAGTCGGCGATCCGTGGAGAGTAGTCGGTTTCGGGAAGTGCCCAGAAGCTGTAGTGGACGCCGATCTCGCTGTAGGACCCGGGCGGTTGAGGCTGCGACACGGCCAGCTTGACGGCCACTTCCACGTTCTGGGGAAAGGGCTTGATCTTCTCGAACGTGCTGTTCTGAGGAATGATCCGGGCCATTCCCCGCGGCGCGAGCCAGCCGATGTCGGCGAAGTCGCTCTTCAGCAGGGCGCCGAGGTCAAAAACCGGACTGTCATCCGACGGCTTCTTGGCGAGGACGGGGACGCTCGCAAGGATCAAGTCGGGATGGGTCCGCTCAACGGCGGCGCGGACCGGCGTCTTGCCATCCACGATGAATCGTGTCTGTGGCTCGACGAGCAGGAGATGATCCCCCTGGACTTTCCAGAAGACCGCGCGCTCGTTGAGTGGGAATCCGAACAGATAGGATCCACCGGCGACGGACGTCGAGAGCATGAAACGCTCACCCAAGAATCGGGCGGGGACTTCGCAGAGAACCTTCTCCTGATCTTTGTCGCGCTTGCCTCGTGGGTAGCGCCAGATCTTCAGGAGGCTGTCCTCCGGGGTCATATTGACAACTTCCATGTCTTTGATGACTTCGTTGTAATCGGCCTTGGACTGCTCAGGGTCCTTGCCGGCC
This Phycisphaerae bacterium DNA region includes the following protein-coding sequences:
- a CDS encoding GNAT family N-acetyltransferase; amino-acid sequence: MSSNRDAIPAGESVAVPWRIRGATESDYDAIVSVWGAAGLPYRPKGRDTREAYVRQLARFGALYLVAEADARVIGVVFGTHDERKGWINRLAVEPAWRRQGVARALVEACEVGFQTLGIDIIAALIEPENLASKALFDDLGYRTDVPVCYYRKLGNPEI
- a CDS encoding zinc-dependent metalloprotease, encoding MLRLRISTALLFLSLTGWLSAPALADPNPSDHPGDVHSMAVDIAALLAQAEAISPAGKDPEQSKADYNEVIKDMEVVNMTPEDSLLKIWRYPRGKRDKDQEKVLCEVPARFLGERFMLSTSVAGGSYLFGFPLNERAVFWKVQGDHLLLVEPQTRFIVDGKTPVRAAVERTHPDLILASVPVLAKKPSDDSPVFDLGALLKSDFADIGWLAPRGMARIIPQNSTFEKIKPFPQNVEVAVKLAVSQPQPPGSYSEIGVHYSFWALPETDYSPRIADSRVGYFLTTHQDWSVDVEARDLWKRYVDRWQLEKRDSSLARSEPKEPIIFYIEHTWPVAYREAARAGILEWNKAFEKVGILNAIQVRQQEVDNEWSEIDLEDMRYSGLRWITTGWAFAMGPHRSNPFTGQIYDADILFDDSMVRAFSQEGDLFSPEAMLAPRLADEGLKLFWDKFPDMKPRFLARSAEWPVGIDTKGRTDPGVLFDRYRERHPFGHACGLMQGMQSQMRFAGAVLCSKPPEVRERLLQDAIKETVAHEVGHALGLRHNFAASTVYALEEIPERAREGKATSGSVMDYLPLMFGHDGEGEGHFSTPTIGPWDYWAIAYGYQPFDQSYKPAKNDKEELSAKSAESDRNSKASDDIRLPPEMEQAMAAVPAERREAVRQALLKAGVAKIVDTSKDKDKEPAATPPSGEEGMLKEIASRASQPGLVYQTDEDTTIFGIDPRANLWDLGQDPFDFAEQRMVLVKKRLGNFLEWAVKDGESWEFARSSLLTLMLEKVRVIDYVGRLIGGQQVSRAHRGDPSAPTPYVMIPRERQEKALRFIAENLYDDDFFDVDPDVLKHLTPSRWSHQGAWVSLNVEFPYYAYVAFFQWWNLFDRLFPPTLERIHDAEVKSDPEDRFTISAYLQALQAACWEPSLDAQRAADSGKWGDTRPFIPGVRRSLQREYLNLMEQLVQYRPGVVLSPDLHAMVRQVLLDLKGDVERVLAVDGLDFPSRAHLESCRFRIDAVLNPKFQERGLW
- a CDS encoding DEAD/DEAH box helicase, whose product is MTVLSCPESQHTMHKLADFPEAFADLGIEVRFLKALRKMAFETPSEIQTALIPVALEGRDVLGQARTGTGKTAAFGLPVLQQLDPKGKLQAICLAPTRELAVQVSGELNRLAEFAGLHIVEVYGGQKVATQIHRLGRRPHFVVGTPGRVLDFIQRRVLDLSEIRFVVLDEVDRMLDIGFRDDIKAILDRTPDSRQTIFVSATVDGEIKRLAMRFMKDPAEVNVSRDQITVDEIDQWYLTVDPHQKFAMLRAVLEEEDPPVAIVFCNTKASARKLAKRLHDLGVNAKEIHGDLEQRKRDRVMESFRKHRLRVLVATDLAARGIDVSAISHIINYDIPKDPEVYVHRVGRTGRMGSQGKAITFVTREEGKELTAVEMLINRQIPAREVEGFEPPPLRAERESVPAAAGAQGHPGPSAPPEKTATSGRSRGQPPRTLGGRFPTRRRRR
- the uvrA gene encoding excinuclease ABC subunit UvrA; translated protein: MEPAAITIKGAREHNLRGVSLTLPRGKLICFTGVSGSGKSSLAFDTLFAEGQRRYIESLSSYARQFMGQLPKPDVEQITGLSPSISIQQKTGGWNPRSTVGTVTQIHDFLRVLFARVGRQHCPSCGNVISAQSREQIIARILGLRQATKFLVLAPVIRGKKGEYKDLFEDMLRLGYARARVDGRVVALSDAPSLSRNIRHDIEIVIDRLAITPTVRPRLAEAVEAALKLSEGTMIVYAVAGDDPSGTSSLSTGNDRADSPGLKAVPQKTSLRRSSTLRNRKSRGSNSESSAEDILLSSHYACPTCDLSFEPPSPQLFSFNSPTGMCQQCDGLGTVFDFDPDKLVPHPRRSFLGLAIEPMRTKIGRWRRHIYEAVARHVGFDLKTPWEKLPEKARRALLFGTGDTHLTFEWRFSGGVWRHGGTFDGVLAELREKHRKARSNMVRAYYEKYMRQTPCSACGGTRLNAQARAVRLGGKTITEVCGLSISEADEFFAKLDFSPTEARIAVDVVREIRGRLGFLRDVGLDYLTLDRTAPTLSGGESQRIRLASQIGAGLVGVLYILDEPSIGLHHRDNQRLLDSLCRLRDLGNTVIVVEHDEQTMRAADVIVDFGPGPGVRGGEVVAQGNLEDLLRNERSLTGQFLLGKERIEIPANRRPVGKRVTKQRSRAATKGRK
- a CDS encoding CPBP family intramembrane metalloprotease gives rise to the protein MTEFDPTAPLENDAPDHEGGAIPVARPVLVDGQPWTIPAPPPLPDDPMLLRGMRRGSTVVDVFIIVVLVVAAEFVTGVILGVSGAFPPESMSKEAEAEFNRTILVPVLAVRASAVLGLVWLILRGRGQSWQAVGLTGRSWFLNVLLGAAGAAVAWFLSVAYALIVVTFFPSLEESLEENAVVLTEIIPHLSPAAFAMLAIVVGFYEELMVRGFILPRLRRLTSSWIVAVILSTALFVAPHAADQTPPMMVPIAILSIIFSILTIWRRSLIPAIAGHVLFNYGQFLFLSASFGDQWK